GAATCCAATCGGGCGCGGCGCTCTCACCGGGCGGCGGCGGTGGGCGGGGGCGCCGGAGGCGGAGACGGCGGCGGCGGCGTGGTGGTCACCACCACGACCTTCGGCGCGGCGGTGGTCGGAGGGACGGTGGCCGGGGCGGGCGGCCGCCGATTGGTCGGGGGTGCGGGCGGCGACACCGGGGCCGCCGTGGTCGCGACCGGGGGAACGGAGGTCGTGGTGGTCTCCACGGGAGCGGCGGCGACGGAGGGGATGGTCGGGGGCACCACCGCCTGCGGCGCGCGCACCACTGGTGCCTCCGCCGGCCCGAGCTGCGGACCGAGGGCCGGTGGTTGCACCATCGACACGGTGGCCACGAGCGTCACCGTGCCCAGCGCGGCGGTCCGTCCCGCCGATTCCAGGCCCCGCCGGGCGCCGGCGGCCGGCAGGGCGAAGGGCAGGGCGGCCAGGAAGGCGAGCGGGCCCATCACCCACCGCAGCCGCCCGAGCGAGATGGACAGGAATGCCCGCACCACGGCGGGGTCGAAGTGGGTGCCGGCGTGGGCGGCCAGCTCCTGGCGGGCCGCCGCCGGGCTGCGGGGGGAGTTGTACGACCGGACCGACGTCATGGCGTCGTAGCTGTCGGCCACGGCCACGATCCGGGCACCCAGGCTGATCTGGTCGCCGACCAGCCCGAAGGGATAGCCCGTCCCGTCGTAGCGCTCATGGTGCTGCTCGATGGCGAGGCCCCACGGGCCTAGCCAGGCGCGGAGCGGCTCGGCCAGGCGGGCTCCCTCGATGGGGTGGCGGCGCAGCGTCTCCCAGTCGTCGTGGGACAGCTCCCCCGCCGCATGCAGGGTGTGGCTCGGAACGGTGAGCTTGCCCAGGTCGTGGAGGAGGGCCGCCCAGCGCAGGCGGTCCCGGTCCGCCGGGTCGAGGCCCAGCTCGGCGCCGATGAGGTCGGCGTAGGCCCGCACCCGCTCGGAGTGACCGCGGGTGTCGCGGTCGTGGACGTTGAGGCTGGCGGCCAGGGCGAGGATGGTGTGGGCCGCCTCGGCCGGCTCGAGCTCCCCGCGGCGCAGTGCCTCCACCTCGCGGGCACGGAGCTTCCCCGTCGACCCGCTGCGGAGCGCCACGCCGAGGCGTGACGGGGCGCGGTCGGGGAAGATCAGCGACAGCTCGAGGAGGGCGGCGAGGGGGAGGAGCCGCCGGGCGGCCCGGTCGAAGACCACCAGCGAGGCGAGCGACGCGGCGAGGACGGCGAGCCACCACAGCACGCGTTCGGGCGTGTCCACGGGGGTCCCGAGCAACCGGGCGACCCCGATCGCCACCGCCACCGACGCCGCGAAGGGGGCGGCGACGACGGCCACCCGCACGGCCGTCGCCAGGATCGGCCGGTGCTCCCACCGCGGCTCGTCAGGGCCGCGCCGGACGGGCTCGTGCCCCGTGGAGGGACCTGCCCCCCGTCTCCGCCGTGTCGGTGTGGGTCGCATGTCGTCCGCCGGTCCGGCCGCCCTGAGTGGGCGAGGACCCGGTGAACCACGCTACGACCCCGTTGCCGCCGGGGTCAACGGGTCGACCGGCGACCTACGAGCGGAACCGGCGGGGGATGAGCCAGCAGGCGAGGGCCATGAGGGCCACGACGAGGAGGGCCGCCACCGCGGCGAGGGCCGGGCTCACCTTGCCGGACGCCGAGGCGGGCACGGCGGTGAACACCTCGGGGGCGGCGCCGGCGAGGGACAGCGTCGCCGCGTCGGCCGGGACCACCGCGGCGGGCACCTCGGTGGTCGTCGTGGCCGGAGCCACCGTGGTGGCGACCGTCGCCGGGGCGGCGGGTGCCGGGGCCGGCTTGGGGGCGGCCGGCTTGGCGGCGGCGGCCCTGGGCGCCGGGGTCGCCGCCGGGCGGGGCGCCACCGATCGGGGGGCGCCGGCCGGCTGGATGAAGTTCTGGGTGATGAAGTACCGGCCGTCGGCGTGGCGCACGACGCCGATGCCCACCACCGAGAACCGGGAGTCCAGGATGTTGGCCCGGTGCCCGCTGCTGGCCATCAGGCGGGAGTGGGCGCTCTCGATGCTGCCGTTGTAGGCGACGTTCTCGCCCCGGGCCACGACGTTCAGCAGGTTCTTGACGGTGGCGCCGAAGAAGGTGTCGCTGTGGAAGATGTCGCCGGCGGCGGCCATGCGCTCGCTGTGGGCGAGGGCGATGGCGGCCACGTCGTCACGCCACGCCAGGGAGCCGAGGCCGGCCTTGGCCCGCTCGGCGTTGGCGAGGTCCATGAGGCGCCGGGCCCCGTCGGCGACCGACACGGCGGGAGCAGCCGGCGGCGCGACCACGGGGGGGGCGGTGACCGGCGGGAGCGCGACCACCGGGGCAGCGGTCGTGGTGGTCGTGGGCGCGGGCGGCGCGGTGGTGGGGGCGCTGCGGATGCAGAGGATGCCCAGCTGCACCGTGCCGGGCGGGCACTGGAGTGCCTCGGCTCGGTCGGCGCGGGTGACCATGCCCAGGGTGGCCAGTGCCAGTGCGGCCGTGGCCACGGCGATCGAGCGGCGCGCGACAGCCGCCTGCGTGGTGCTCCGGTGCGTCCTCATCGTCTCTCCCCGGTCGACTAGGTCGTTGGGGTTGTGTCGTGACGGGAGCACCTGGTCCTGAGGCCATTTGGCCATGGCCCGTTCGGGCTAGTTCCCGGCTGCCTGCGCCCTGCCCATACGTCGCGGGCCGTTCCTCGGCTCCCCGGGCGCGCCGGCCGCTAGGATTTTCCGGATGAAGAAGCCGCGGTTCGGGGGGGAAGGCTCGTCACGGGAGGACGCCGAGCGCGAGGCGCAGGCGGAGCTCGACCGCCTCACCCGCGGCGCCGGTGGGCCCCCGCGGCCGTCGCCCCGGCCGTCGCCCCGGCCGCGGCCCACGCCGCCCCGCTCCTTTACGGCGGCGCCCGAGGCGTCCCGCTCGCCGGGCTTCGGCGGCCGCCGCTTCGGCCCCGTCGAGGACGACGAGGCGGTCGACGAGGAGGACGAGGGCTTCGAGGGCCCCCGCAGCGCCCAGGAGGAGGAGGAGCTCGTCACCGAGCTCGCCTTGCGGGACTGGGCGGCGTCGCGCGGCCGTTCGGGGCGCATCGAGGACTACGCCCGTCCCCGGCTCGACTCCTCGTCCGTCGAGGCCCAGCGCGACCGAGCCCTCCGGGAGGTCCTGGAGCGCCAGGAGCGCCTGCAGCGTGAGTACCGCGAGCGCAAGGCCCGCCTCCAGTCGGTGTCCGTCGACGACGAGGACGGCGAGGGCGCCTCGGCCGCCTCGGCCCACCAGATGAACGTCCTCCGCCGGGGCAAGCCGCCGGGGATGATGAACATGGCCGCCGCCCAGACGGGGGCCTTCATCAAGGCTCGCAACGACCGCGCCGTCGCCCGGGAGGCGGCCGCGGCGGGGACGACCTCGGCCAAGAAGGCGACGGCCAAGAAGGCGGCTGCCACCAAGGCGACGGCCAGGAAGGCGACGGCCAAGAAGGCGACGGCCAGGAAGGCGGTGGCCACCAAGGCGACGGCCAAGAAGGCGGCGGCCACCAAGGCGACCGGCGCGACGTCGACCGCCGCGATGCCGGCGCCGGGCAGGCCCGCCCGCGCCGGCGCGACCGCCGGGAAGGCGGCCGCCGGCCGACGCCCCGCCGCCGGCAGGACGGGCGCCGCCGACAAGCTGGCCGAGGCGAAGGACGCGGCGGTCGACAAGCTGGCCGACGCGGCGCGAGCGGCGACCGACAAGCTCGGCACGGCCAAGGACGCGGCGGCCGACAAGCTCGGGACGGCCAAGGACGCGGCGGCCGGGAAGCTGACGCCGGCGACGAAGCCGTCCGCCTCGCGTGCCGGGGCCGCCGGCAAGGCAGCCAAGAAGGGGGCCACCCGGGCGCCCGCCGCCGGCAGGGCCTCCGCCGGCAGGGCCTCCGCGGCGGGGAAGGCCGCCAAGGCGGCCAAGGCAGCGGGGGCGCCGGGACCGGCGGCCGACCGGGCGCTCACCCCACAGGAGCGCGCGCTGGCCGCCGCCCAGCGGGCCAAGGCGGCGCGGGAGGCGCGCCGAGCGGCCAGGGCCGAGGCAAGGGCCCAGGAGTCGCCTCCGGCGCGGCCGGGCAGGGCCCCGCGCCGCCCATAGGCGCGGCTGCCGCGCCGTGAGCTGGCTGGCTGCCGGTGAGTACGAGCTCGAGGGCGCCTCGGGCGACGGTTTCCTCCAGGGGATCCTGCTCAGCGAGTTGTCGGAGCCCCGCTACACGACGGCCACGCAGCGCCGGATCGTCATGTTCGACCAGGTGACGCGGGACCGCCGCGGCCGGGTGAAGGTGCAGAACATCTCGTTGGAGGTCCCCTGGGCCCGGGTGTGCGCGTACTCGACCGCCGTCATGCCGTTCCCGCCCGACATGTGGCGCCAGGGCCCCGAGGGGGAGGTCGTGATCTTCACCCTCGACCCCCTGGTGGCCGACGGGCGCGACATCGTGGTGTGGCCCCGGACCGATGCTTGGACGGCGGCCGCCCGGGCCATGGGCATCCCCGAGCTCAAGGACTGACGCCGGCGCCCGCTCGGTGGAACGCTGGGGCCGCCGGTCAGACGGCCGGCCGCTCGAACTGGATCCGCGACAGCTCCTCGTAGAGGCCGCCGGCCGTCGCCAGCACCTCGTGGCGGCCCCGCTCGACGATGCGGCCCTCGTCGAGCACCAGGATCTCGTCGGCCGCCAGCACCGTCGAGAGGCGGTGCGCGATCACCAGGCTGGACCGCCCGGACAGCGCCTCGGCCAGGGCCCGCTGGATGAGCATCTCCGACTCGGAGTCGAGGTGGGCCGTGGCCTCGTCGAGGATGACGAGCGCGGGGTCCTTGAGAAGGAGCCGGGCGATGGCGACCCGCTGCTTCTCCCCGCCCGACAGCCGGTAGCCGCGCTCACCGACGACGGTGTCGTAGCCGTCGGGCAGCGAGGCCACCAGGTCGTGGATGCGGGCCGCCCGGGCCACCTCGACGAGCTGCGCCTCGGTGGCGTCGGGGCGGGCGTACAGCAGGTTGTTGCGGATCGTGTCGTGGAACAGGTGGGCGTCCTGCATGACCATGCCGACGGCCGCGCCGAGGCTGTCCAGCGCCAGGTCGCGGACGTCGTGGCCCTCGATGCGCACCGTCCCCGCGGTGGCGTCGTGGATGCGGGGGAGGAGCATGGCGATCGTCGTCTTCCCGGCGCCCGACGGGCCGACCAGGGCGACGCTGCGCCCCGGCTCGATGGCGAACGAC
The nucleotide sequence above comes from Acidimicrobiales bacterium. Encoded proteins:
- a CDS encoding HD-GYP domain-containing protein gives rise to the protein MRVAVVAAPFAASVAVAIGVARLLGTPVDTPERVLWWLAVLAASLASLVVFDRAARRLLPLAALLELSLIFPDRAPSRLGVALRSGSTGKLRAREVEALRRGELEPAEAAHTILALAASLNVHDRDTRGHSERVRAYADLIGAELGLDPADRDRLRWAALLHDLGKLTVPSHTLHAAGELSHDDWETLRRHPIEGARLAEPLRAWLGPWGLAIEQHHERYDGTGYPFGLVGDQISLGARIVAVADSYDAMTSVRSYNSPRSPAAARQELAAHAGTHFDPAVVRAFLSISLGRLRWVMGPLAFLAALPFALPAAGARRGLESAGRTAALGTVTLVATVSMVQPPALGPQLGPAEAPVVRAPQAVVPPTIPSVAAAPVETTTTSVPPVATTAAPVSPPAPPTNRRPPAPATVPPTTAAPKVVVVTTTPPPPSPPPAPPPTAAAR
- a CDS encoding CAP domain-containing protein; protein product: MATAALALATLGMVTRADRAEALQCPPGTVQLGILCIRSAPTTAPPAPTTTTTAAPVVALPPVTAPPVVAPPAAPAVSVADGARRLMDLANAERAKAGLGSLAWRDDVAAIALAHSERMAAAGDIFHSDTFFGATVKNLLNVVARGENVAYNGSIESAHSRLMASSGHRANILDSRFSVVGIGVVRHADGRYFITQNFIQPAGAPRSVAPRPAATPAPRAAAAKPAAPKPAPAPAAPATVATTVAPATTTTEVPAAVVPADAATLSLAGAAPEVFTAVPASASGKVSPALAAVAALLVVALMALACWLIPRRFRS